The DNA segment ATGGTCTGTATTTCATAATTTGTTCTTACAGGTATTTCTATTAATAGTAGGGCCTCTTTTCGGGATATTCAAGAAGTTACAGGGTGTAACTTATGTGTGCCAAAAGAAAGGTagcacattttctgtttgtttctttacgTAATGAATCTGGAAAGAatgctgtgaaaaaaatgataatagaTCCTTGCAGCAACACTGTACAGAAATATGACAGTCTGCAAACGTGCTTAACATGTCAAAGCTGCACCAACATGCCTCTAAACACACTTGCTCATTCATTTCTAAGATATAGGTCAGTTAACAAAGCTAGCTGGACAGATGTACAGGTTCCCACAGACAGAAAGCATGCCCCTATGCTTGTCTAATAGAGACtgacaaaattaaacaaaaaggaaacaaaaactactTCACAAGAAATATCTAATCTAATGGTGATTACAACATTTTCACCATGTGGCTTCTATTGACAGagactgccaaaaaaaaaaccccaccaatGTTCTTCTTGATGATCCAATCTTGTTTTATGGATAAGCTGAATTATACCTTTGTTGCAAACAGATTCTCCAGTTCCCTACCCTACACTTTGAATTATCTGAGCAAAACGTCATCACTTGCACTGACTATACCAATCAAATATAATCCCCTTgcaatattttgtcattatttatgtTACAAGCATTGATGACATCATGACATCCCAACCATTATACTTGTGAGTAAAAGCCACAAGGGACTGTTCAAGTAAATAATACAACTTCAACGATTGAAAATTTGGCTGATGTACATTTCAGATACCAAAAATACAACACTTATTTTGGTATGATCACTAATACATTTAACTTTTAAGATATTGAAAATGAAGAAGCGCTAACAAATAACATAGTTCAAGGTACTTAAAATGAAGAATATCTTATAACTAAGTAACTATAAAGATATTTAAGCTACTGAAAATCAAGAGCTGAGAAGGGCCAGTTAGAAAAATAAGCATTGCCTACCCTGCGTTTTTGTGCTTTGCTTGGTTTCTTTTGCTGCTTGACCATCTCCACCTCATCTTTGATTTCTAACTCACTAGCATCCAGGGTTAGAAAAGCATCTGTTACTTCCTCCACCTGCACAACAAAATGTCGtgttataaaaaataatagtaattagAACCCTTCAACAGTGTGAAATCCCATTATGTAGCCATGATTATCAGGCTAAACATAAGGAATGCTAAAatagaagataataataataaatgcaaaatttttaaagtgcatactcacactcctaaggagaatactcttagtgcttaagtacaagaatgaaacatggacagcatacgagggacggaaaacaaacaaataacatatgaactataaaagaataaacaactgtactaaataaagaataaaatcaaatacagaaaaaacaaagagcaacctaataacaagaacaagagctgagagtaacatgatattgcaaaatgaaGGCTGTGACataggactagcattatgggaaacgttgttaggagtaatgtttacaataACTGGATGCGAGAACAGATAGGAAGCCAGtacagaaaatgaaggagaggggtggcatggtcccatttcctagctctaagcaccaaacgggcagcagagttctgtactagGAGAAAAGCTCttggaaaatatattctttcttcgtctttcttaaaacacacatgcatgcacacatattctgACCATGAGCAACCTACAGTTGCAGTGGGAAATGTGTTATTTAAGAAGATATTTCCAGAAGAAACTTGAATGCCTGTACTGGTAACCCTGTACAGGTAGGAGATATTATGGAGCAATAACTGCATAAATAACCTGCACCCTGGGTATTTATTGTGTAATTCTGACCACTGGTACATTGACTGGCTATATGACCAAAGATTACATGATGATCAATAGCCAGAGCTTTAAAATCCTActgattaaatatatatacacatttggGTATATAATTTGGGGctggggagagagggggagaagaAACTGTTGGTGAGTTTGTCCACATGTCCCTATTactaaaaaattgcaaaagACCATAAGAGCTGACACTACATCacggaaagaaaacaaaactatagcATCATCTGGTCACACTAGCTATACTGTAGTCTATTTGGGCAAGTGAATAGCTGAGTAGATAGAGCACTGGCATCTGAACCGAGAGGTGCACTGGTTTGATATTCAtgtagtgcagcaaacttccacCAGTTAACTCAGCTATTAGAAATAGGTatctgactccacagagggtagGGGAAGGTAAGGAACTGGAGTAAAAGAGATTGGCACCAACCTTACATAAAGCTGAGAATGCTTTACCATTAGACAGATCATAAAGAGCTGAAATTCAaacatggaaagaaaacaaaactacagaATCATGTGGTCACATCTACTTCTTTGTGTTACTTAAGTTTACAGACAGACTATAAAAGCTGACATTACATTGgcagaaaacaaaagtacaatTCTTACCGAGGTCTCAGTGGTATTTGTAGCATTGGCATTTAAGGCCAGCAACTCTTGCTGGTGTTTTGCATCGAGTTCTGCTTCCATTTGAGCAATCTTTTCTCCTATCTCCTTTTTACGTTTTTTGTCTCCTTTAGGCACACCATGCTTTAGCCGTTGGCACTCAGCTActcacaaagaaaatttaataacTATAAACACGACAGTGTACTTTCTTCTGATTTAGATTTCCATTTATACCTGTTAATGCATAAATTTAAACACCTTGTGTAATGCACTGTTATCAGATTTAATATAAGACCATAtgtgttgttttaaaacatgttttagacACTGAAATTGGACGATCGGGTTTgcttttttgctgtttgtttttctgatttcttcatCTCTCCGCAGCGTGCATCGTAcaatacaaagcaaaacaacttGTTTTCGTTCAAACTGGATCACATTTAATACTAAGCAAACTGGCTTTACAATTCTAACTGCTGTAGCACAACAATACCtaataattctttcttttctagctTGTGTCGCTGAATTACTTCTTCTTTGTCAGCCATGCCTCTTGTACCGTGGCGGTGCCAAACACTAAATAGACGGCTATGCGCCAAAGTAGATAACCGAAACTACTCATAGCTCTTTGGTATAAAATATCACATTTGGCTGGGATGCTGCAGACGCGTGATTCTGTGTATAAAACTTGCATAatatagtaaaaataaacagaaactacACTAATTGGGAtccaagtttttaaaatggtgaATACATCATTAATTTTTAACGCAGATGTTAATGATTTTCATATTTGATCTTGAGCGAATCTTGTCTGGCATTGACTTAAGGTAGCAGGAGTAATTATACTCGTACTAGCTGTGCAGTGTCATTCATTCTCATCTGTACTATCACTTCTGTGTAGTGTTTCTCTTAGGATAGTGCAACATGTTAATACTATGAAATGAGCTGTCATATTTGTTGTGCAGTATAATAAAAACGTTGTAAAATCGTTTTCAGAAGACCGATAAAAATGAATAGCTACACCCACTATATGCAATAAGGATGAagttaaactgtttattttaaagacgtttttttaaatgcatgcatCGGGTATGCTTTTGAATCTAAGCAGACTGATAACATTGTGATTCATCATCCACTGTTTGTTAAGTTTGCATTTAATCTTTTTACGCATTTTATTGTGAGATCAGAGAATATTCAATTTGATTTCAGCATGGCCGTCTTAAAGTGAAGACTACAGAAGAACAGCAGCAGGCCAAACAGGCGGAGAGAGCTAAAAAGCTTCAGCTGTACAATGCAGCAACCAGTCGAGCGTTTCAGAAGGTTTGCATCTAATGAGATCTACATAACCTTTGGGAAAAAACCTGTTTTAAGTTTATcaatttaaatataaagtaaatttacttggcacacaaaaatgtaacttgaataagtgtgtgtgtgtagggggagttttaaaaaaaaataagtacttGCATTTTCAtgttagagaaagagaaagcaagccaaaaatgaaaaatatctgCGTTTTTCTGTGTTCTAGAGGAAAGCTGGTGAACTTGATACAGAACTCCTAGAAATCACAGGTCAGGTTCTCCAGATTAATCCagacttctacacattttggaATATTCGCAAGGAGATCTTCTTGCATATGAAGACAACTCTGTAAGCTATCACCTTACCTGGGCTGAAACATAAATTATTGATGAaacatttaatgtttgtaaaatgtgcTGTActtggaatatatatatagatataaataaaacaattatagGCAATGGTGAATGCAAAGATTATGGCTCTCTAAAGACTCCATTCATGGCACTAACTAATACCAGAAACTCAAaattattcaaagaaaaatggttttaaagaaatttaataaaaatgtcagaactcACCTGCTCTGTAGAAACCACCACAGACAAAGTATATTGGCTAAGAACATATTTTCCATTTATAATGACCACCATTTCTTTACCttaattttaaatctttctatAAAATCTTATCTTGGAACATTTTTGTGCTACTTTCAGCGTTAGACTATGTATTCCAAGATTCTTGAGCTGTGTGCTTGAAATTGTTGTATATTTCATATGAGAAGGTCAAAAGAAGAGctgcagaaaatatttcatggaGAACTGGAGTTTCTGGAGATGTGCTTAAAGGTCAACCCTAAGTCTTATGGAACATGGCATCATCGACGTTTTGTCATGGACCACATGCCACAAGCCAGCTGGACTCGTGAACTGCAGTTATGCACCCTCTTCTACAGTATGATGAACGGAATTGTGAGTTTTCCAGCCGAGACATTCTTGAAAAATGGCCAattatccatttttttaaaacttgactTTGTGGAGAGATGTATTTTTTACAATAAGTACTGTCCTTTGTGGTGTTTATTCAAGTTTGCAGTTAATGAACTATTGCTAATTCATTCTGTTCAGTTCACTGTTGGGACTATCGGAGATTTGTGGTTCAGAGATCAAATGTTTCGGCAGCAGATGAATTTGATTTTACCACATCCAAAATAAGCAGCAATTTTTCCAATTATTCTTCATGGCACTACCGCAGCAAATTGCTTCCAGTTCTGTTCCCGGACCCTCTGAACCCTCTGGTGTAAACAGAGCTATCATGGAAACAGGTAACACTCTCTCACAAAATAGGGTTATTGCAACAGTCCTTGTAATTCAACAAACATCATTGATATGCTAAAAGAATGATTAAGTTGTTTAAAGTTGCAATTGAATGAAACCAACTCCTTTTTGTTCTTGCATAAATCCTTAAGCATTGGATGTTGACTGACCATTcaattttatgaaatataaaaatgaaagcattAGGAACCATCACTGGATACTTTTGCAGTAGTTGTTTTGAAATCTCTTTgaagatatatacatgtaactgCATATATGTGCTTATTTTTCTATGAACAATTTTTGCAGAATATGAGCTGGTGCGGAATGGCCTatatacagatcctgaagatCAGAGTAATTGGTTTTACCATCGGTGGCTGCTTGGCAGAGGTTTTCATTGTTCTTAATTTTCTGTTAATGATAGTTTCTTTCATCTTATCATCTAGCTTCAGATGAAGTATCAAGTGCTTCAACAGTTAGCAGTTTCTGATGCCTTGCATGCCAGATTCAATACAAAGGAAAATGCATTCACCAACATGATGTCTTGTCAGTACTTTGTCAGTGCTAGGCCAGGTTGGATTataaaaatagcataaaaaaatgtgtaatgatCCAAAATGTTTATGATCATAGAGTAATTGGTTGACTGTATTTAATTGAAATGTGGACAACAAAGCTAAACACTTTTTATCTGTGGTCTTTTCCTTCCTCTCACATTAAGTACCCCTGTTCTGCTGGGTAGACAGAggaagttgttttcttttcacttaaCTAAGCAAGCCTCAAACTAGTGATATACCGATCTAGATTTGTGCAAATAAAGCATTATTTGTATCAGTAAGGCTACAGAGCAGTTTAGCTTGAATTAACACAGCTTGTTTTTTGGGGGCTGTTTCACCAGCAAGTCTTGTTTAGAGTCAAGGGCAATTATAGTCTTCTAAGAATGAAACTTCTAGGCAGACTTTGCCTGTCACTTATCATCATAATGATTCTTTGGATCATGCTAGACATGACATTCAAATCTtgctaatatatattttttggggTCTCCTTTCCATCATAGACAATTAGAGCATCCAAGTGGAATGCAAGTTACTTTGACTTATGAGCAAATAGAAGACTGGCAATATAATTCAAATTTTGGGTTAAATGtactttgttattgttgaatGGGATTGTTTCATTTGAGAGTGGATTGAATTCTTGGACATGTAGATAGGTAAGATTGTGTATTTACATAAGATTCAGATAATTACATAATGGTGGGTAGAGTTCTGTTTGTATTGGTATTAGGAATTCATGAGAAGACTGATGAAAAAATTAGAACAATGAAGTCATAACTGACAGTACATTTAGTTCAGAAGGACAGAAAAGTATCTTTTACCTGAAATAACTgtctcaaaacaaatttaaatcttAGTGCAGTTCTTGTCATAAGAAATCATGCTAAGTCATCTGCTTCATATTGCTGTTCTCTCTCCTAGGAACACAAAACCAGAAGATCAACTATCTTCTTGTTTCTCGAAAGCTGAGCCAAGTCCTTGTGTCTTTCACCAGGTCATGTCAGGTACTTATACAAGAGGACCCCCTCCCTTTTCCTGAAAACCCACTGATgtgatgcaaaagaaaaagtattaatCTACAAGAGTGAAGCAACTTAAATATGTGGCCACATTTTTTACTTAGAGCAATCCCATGCTTTTACTGAAATGCCAACTTTGTTTTACAGTTGAATAGCTGTTGTACTAGCCTTCGTGTCAGTGTAAATATGTATCTTCTTCAGCTGGGACTCAGCACCATATGTCTTGTGAAAATAAATGGAAGCAAGTCAGATGTTAAGTGGCAGAACCAGCGTGGAAGCCAGGGATTTTCTTCCTTGTGGATATCCTTTTTCTGTTATATTGATTAGCTATTGTTATTATCACCCTcatcattgttattatcatATCTTGTTAAtgcagtggtgcccaaccttttctcgcccaagggctgcactggacatgatataaaatcatGTGAGGCAGAACATGGCAGTTTAGCCagaatcatgacattaaaaatgaaattatgttgtggcTGGTTAAAATATTGGGCCGGATGTGTTAATGCATGTTAAAGAACAGCTGTATCACTTTAACCCTTGCCTTATTAATGCTGTCACTTTAATTATTTGACCTTCACCAAGATCAGGTGGGTCACTTAGAACAAGAGGTGTTATCAGGAAGGGAACTGGAAGTCACTGTTGAACTACAGGGAAAAGAGGGGCAGATCTTGTGTGAAAGGTCGGTCTCTCTGACTACAGACAGTGATGAATCTTCCAGCCAATGGTCTACAGCAGATCTTGCTGTCTTCTTTAGGTACTGGAAAAATGTAGTGTACTCTCATCTCACAAACTAATTCAGAATACCATATTACTTAGTGGTGTAACATGTAAAACATTCTGGTGTATTTTATACTTGAACACTTGTGTAATTTGTACATGCATGATAACATATGAGATGAATTCAGATGCATTTTGCTAAGTGcaatatatgatgatgatgtgtatgcaattttttataTGTTATAGTGTTGGTGTGATACTGTCAccaaatatataataatactcTACACAGTGATATTTAATGTCACTGCTGTACAGCGTGTGTTGCATG comes from the Pomacea canaliculata isolate SZHN2017 linkage group LG12, ASM307304v1, whole genome shotgun sequence genome and includes:
- the LOC112576653 gene encoding LOW QUALITY PROTEIN: geranylgeranyl transferase type-2 subunit alpha-like (The sequence of the model RefSeq protein was modified relative to this genomic sequence to represent the inferred CDS: inserted 1 base in 1 codon; substituted 1 base at 1 genomic stop codon) — protein: MHGRLKVKTTEEQQQAKQAERAKKLQLYNAATSRAFQKRKAGELDTELLEITGQVLQINPDFYTFWNIRKEIFLHMKTTLSKEELQKIFHGELEFLEMCLKVNPKSYGTWHHRRFVMDHMPQASWTRELQLCTXLLQYDERNFHCWDYRRFVVQRSNVSAADEFDFTTSKISSNFSNYSSWHYRSKLLPVLFPDPLNPLVXTELSIFAEYELVRNGLYTDPEDQSNWFYHRWLLGRGTQNQKINYLLVSRKLSQVLVSFTRSCQLGLSTICLVKINGSKSDVKWQNQRGSQGFSSLWVGHLEQEVLSGRELEVTVELQGKEGQILCERSVSLTTDSDESSSQWSTADLAVFFRQQLSSADQATLVHELDDIMELQKMETSNKWAMLTVVLLMMAVDSSCYQKQILELLQELKSLDSMRYTYYCDLRSRFLVECSIKALDSSRALNLSGRGLTYLAHPQLLPLICELDLSGNQLTETLHFSFFQRLQVLNLANNELKNCQGICHLPCLQTLDLSGNCLTTVDCIKSLQTCCQLQHLNVTGNPLCQEPCTLDRLQELLPGVQVRVS